A window of the Buteo buteo chromosome 8, bButBut1.hap1.1, whole genome shotgun sequence genome harbors these coding sequences:
- the FBXO40 gene encoding F-box only protein 40 isoform X1, producing the protein MIKHQAQKASPGQHRHCERCFNRHCRAPTELSISCMVISCRLRCGATFHMCKEEEHQLLCPFEQVSCLNSAYGCPFSMARFKLAKHLQVCPASVVCCSMEWNRWPNVDSDTTLHKNIMKETLNEECLDTALALRDQKILFRALKIAELFPEWRKKDEVEELMDEAMDGEEGAVGGVACGSQEGNDQLSELSQREREDLAKDKEGMDLGSYKTWENIFSKELLACKVTGSAASTGQKTKASKKTASAPHAASSAEKAKEVPDGAEEAKDEKPKQVTPNTEMTGLAPWQEGVLERLKKEVGVGDYNMYLVHHGGMLIRFGQLAACTPKEKDFVYGNLEAQEVKTVYTFKVPVSYCGKRARLGDALGHKMPTSDKSVDTSELGLNLEELPKANIVKATLLCALEKELKGHEISEARGIDGLFMDFATQTYSFPLEPFSSSAVLADILDEKSPPELHMELYTECVTRRHNKSSSAFTFTCSHFFRRDEFPSHFKNVHADIQSCLDGWFQRRCPLAYLGCTFVQNPFRPDGLKAKVIYSKPLKTFAIKPEVDTLLAESGKCNSTVANQGRNKDLLSSLPVEVLKYIAGFLDSFSLSQLSQVSVLMRDICATLLQEKGMVLLVWEKRTYSHGGTSWKARKKIWQFSSLFSRVHKWQRNDVACMSEHLKNCPFYQVEHKTDPVLLTGMSESREQTRKTLVSTFKRRV; encoded by the exons ATGATTAAG CACCAGGCTCAGAAAGCTTCccctgggcagcacaggcaCTGCGAGAGATGTTTCAACCGGCACTGCCGTGCACCAACTGAGCTCTCCATCTCCTGCATGGTGATCAGCTGCCGCCTTCGCTGCGGGGCCACCTTCCACATGTGCAAGGAGGAGGAGCACCAATTGCTCTGTCCCTTCGAGCAGGTCTCCTGCCTCAACTCAGCTTATGGCTGCCCTTTTTCCATGGCCCGCTTTAAGCTGGCGAAGCACCTCCAGGTCTGTCCAGCCAGTGTTGTCTGCTGCTCGATGGAGTGGAATCGTTGGCCAAACGTGGATTCGGACACAACCCTCCACAAGAACATTATGAAGGAGACCTTGAACGAAGAGTGTCTGGACACAGCCTTGGCGCTCAGAGACCAGAAGATCCTTTTCAGGGCTTTGAAAATAGCCGAATTGTTTCCAGAGTGGAGGAAAAAGGATGAAGTGGAAGAGCTAATGGATGAAGCCATGGATGGGGAAGAAGGTGCTGTGGGAGGAGTAGCCTGTGGTTCCCAAGAGGGTAACGATCAGTTGTCTGAGCTCAGCCAACGTGAGCGTGAAGATTTGGCAAAGGACAAAGAGGGAATGGATCTGGGGAGTTACAAAACctgggaaaacattttcagcaaagagCTCCTGGCTTGCAAGGTAACGGGctcagcagccagcacaggacAGAAGACAAAGGCTTCCAAGAAAACAGCGTCAGCCCCTCATGCTGCCAGCTCCGCAGAGAAGGCAAAGGAAGTACCTGACGGTGCAGAAGAGGCAAAGGACGAAAAGCCCAAACAAGTAACACCAAATACAGAAATGACAGGACTGGCTCCCTGGCAAGAAGGGGTCCTGGAGAGGCTGAAGAAGGAAGTTGGTGTAGGTGATTACAACATGTATCTGGTACATCACGGGGGAATGCTCATCCGCTTTGGCCAGCTAGCTGCTTGCACTcccaaagaaaaagattttgtctATGGGAACTTGGAAGCTCAGGAGGTGAAGACTGTCTACACCTTCAAAGTGCCAGTTAGTTACTGTGGCAAAAGAGCACGACTAGGAGATGCACTGGGCCACAAGATGCCAACTTCAGACAAGTCAGTGGATACCTCAGAATTGGGATTAAACCTAGAAGAACTACCTAAGGCAAATATAGTTAAAGCCACACTGCTGTGTGCACTGGAAAAAGAGCTGAAAGGCCATGAGATCTCCGAAGCAAGAGGTATCGATGGACTCTTTATGGATTTTGCAACACAGACATACAGCTTTCCTCTGGAGCCCTTCTCCTCCAGTGCTGTTCTAGCAGATATTCTGGATGAAAAAAGCCCACCAGAACTCCACATGGAGCTCTACACTGAATGCGTAACCAGAAGACACAACAAAAGCAGTTCAGCTTTCACATTCACTTGCAGTCATTTCTTCAGGAGGGACGAGTTCCCGTCCCACTTCAAGAATGTGCACGCTGATATCCAGTCATGTCTGGATGGATGGTTCCAGCGTCGCTGCCCACTGGCCTACTTGGGATGTACTTTTGTTCAAAATCCCTTCCGCCCTGATGGACTTAAGGCCAAGGTTATATACAGCAAGCCTCTCAAGACATTTGCCATTAAGCCAGAGGTGGACACCCTCCTTGCCGAATCAGGGAAGTGCAATTCCACAGTGGCTAATCAAGGGAGAAATAAGGACTTGCTGAGCAGCCTCCCAGTGGAAGTGCTCAAGTACATTGCGGGGTTCCTGGACAGCTTCAGTTTATCTCAGCTATCACAAGTGTCAGTGCTGATGAGGGACATCTGTGCCACTCTTCTTCAAGAGAAGGGAATGGTCCTGCTGGTCTGGGAGAAAAGAACATATTCCCATGGTGGTACTTCGTGGAAAGCTCGCAAAAAG ATCTGGCAGTTCAGCAGCCTGTTCTCCAGAGTTCACAAATGGCAGCGCAACGACGTTGCGTGCATGTCGGAGCACCTGAAGAATTGTCCCTTCTACCAAGTGGAGCACAAGACGGACCCCGTGCTGCTGACAGGCATGTCCGAATCTCGAGAGCAGACTCGAAAGACTTTGGTTTCTACTTTCAAGCGCAGAGTCTGA
- the FBXO40 gene encoding F-box only protein 40 isoform X2: MIQHQAQKASPGQHRHCERCFNRHCRAPTELSISCMVISCRLRCGATFHMCKEEEHQLLCPFEQVSCLNSAYGCPFSMARFKLAKHLQVCPASVVCCSMEWNRWPNVDSDTTLHKNIMKETLNEECLDTALALRDQKILFRALKIAELFPEWRKKDEVEELMDEAMDGEEGAVGGVACGSQEGNDQLSELSQREREDLAKDKEGMDLGSYKTWENIFSKELLACKVTGSAASTGQKTKASKKTASAPHAASSAEKAKEVPDGAEEAKDEKPKQVTPNTEMTGLAPWQEGVLERLKKEVGVGDYNMYLVHHGGMLIRFGQLAACTPKEKDFVYGNLEAQEVKTVYTFKVPVSYCGKRARLGDALGHKMPTSDKSVDTSELGLNLEELPKANIVKATLLCALEKELKGHEISEARGIDGLFMDFATQTYSFPLEPFSSSAVLADILDEKSPPELHMELYTECVTRRHNKSSSAFTFTCSHFFRRDEFPSHFKNVHADIQSCLDGWFQRRCPLAYLGCTFVQNPFRPDGLKAKVIYSKPLKTFAIKPEVDTLLAESGKCNSTVANQGRNKDLLSSLPVEVLKYIAGFLDSFSLSQLSQVSVLMRDICATLLQEKGMVLLVWEKRTYSHGGTSWKARKKIWQFSSLFSRVHKWQRNDVACMSEHLKNCPFYQVEHKTDPVLLTGMSESREQTRKTLVSTFKRRV, from the exons ATGATTCAA CACCAGGCTCAGAAAGCTTCccctgggcagcacaggcaCTGCGAGAGATGTTTCAACCGGCACTGCCGTGCACCAACTGAGCTCTCCATCTCCTGCATGGTGATCAGCTGCCGCCTTCGCTGCGGGGCCACCTTCCACATGTGCAAGGAGGAGGAGCACCAATTGCTCTGTCCCTTCGAGCAGGTCTCCTGCCTCAACTCAGCTTATGGCTGCCCTTTTTCCATGGCCCGCTTTAAGCTGGCGAAGCACCTCCAGGTCTGTCCAGCCAGTGTTGTCTGCTGCTCGATGGAGTGGAATCGTTGGCCAAACGTGGATTCGGACACAACCCTCCACAAGAACATTATGAAGGAGACCTTGAACGAAGAGTGTCTGGACACAGCCTTGGCGCTCAGAGACCAGAAGATCCTTTTCAGGGCTTTGAAAATAGCCGAATTGTTTCCAGAGTGGAGGAAAAAGGATGAAGTGGAAGAGCTAATGGATGAAGCCATGGATGGGGAAGAAGGTGCTGTGGGAGGAGTAGCCTGTGGTTCCCAAGAGGGTAACGATCAGTTGTCTGAGCTCAGCCAACGTGAGCGTGAAGATTTGGCAAAGGACAAAGAGGGAATGGATCTGGGGAGTTACAAAACctgggaaaacattttcagcaaagagCTCCTGGCTTGCAAGGTAACGGGctcagcagccagcacaggacAGAAGACAAAGGCTTCCAAGAAAACAGCGTCAGCCCCTCATGCTGCCAGCTCCGCAGAGAAGGCAAAGGAAGTACCTGACGGTGCAGAAGAGGCAAAGGACGAAAAGCCCAAACAAGTAACACCAAATACAGAAATGACAGGACTGGCTCCCTGGCAAGAAGGGGTCCTGGAGAGGCTGAAGAAGGAAGTTGGTGTAGGTGATTACAACATGTATCTGGTACATCACGGGGGAATGCTCATCCGCTTTGGCCAGCTAGCTGCTTGCACTcccaaagaaaaagattttgtctATGGGAACTTGGAAGCTCAGGAGGTGAAGACTGTCTACACCTTCAAAGTGCCAGTTAGTTACTGTGGCAAAAGAGCACGACTAGGAGATGCACTGGGCCACAAGATGCCAACTTCAGACAAGTCAGTGGATACCTCAGAATTGGGATTAAACCTAGAAGAACTACCTAAGGCAAATATAGTTAAAGCCACACTGCTGTGTGCACTGGAAAAAGAGCTGAAAGGCCATGAGATCTCCGAAGCAAGAGGTATCGATGGACTCTTTATGGATTTTGCAACACAGACATACAGCTTTCCTCTGGAGCCCTTCTCCTCCAGTGCTGTTCTAGCAGATATTCTGGATGAAAAAAGCCCACCAGAACTCCACATGGAGCTCTACACTGAATGCGTAACCAGAAGACACAACAAAAGCAGTTCAGCTTTCACATTCACTTGCAGTCATTTCTTCAGGAGGGACGAGTTCCCGTCCCACTTCAAGAATGTGCACGCTGATATCCAGTCATGTCTGGATGGATGGTTCCAGCGTCGCTGCCCACTGGCCTACTTGGGATGTACTTTTGTTCAAAATCCCTTCCGCCCTGATGGACTTAAGGCCAAGGTTATATACAGCAAGCCTCTCAAGACATTTGCCATTAAGCCAGAGGTGGACACCCTCCTTGCCGAATCAGGGAAGTGCAATTCCACAGTGGCTAATCAAGGGAGAAATAAGGACTTGCTGAGCAGCCTCCCAGTGGAAGTGCTCAAGTACATTGCGGGGTTCCTGGACAGCTTCAGTTTATCTCAGCTATCACAAGTGTCAGTGCTGATGAGGGACATCTGTGCCACTCTTCTTCAAGAGAAGGGAATGGTCCTGCTGGTCTGGGAGAAAAGAACATATTCCCATGGTGGTACTTCGTGGAAAGCTCGCAAAAAG ATCTGGCAGTTCAGCAGCCTGTTCTCCAGAGTTCACAAATGGCAGCGCAACGACGTTGCGTGCATGTCGGAGCACCTGAAGAATTGTCCCTTCTACCAAGTGGAGCACAAGACGGACCCCGTGCTGCTGACAGGCATGTCCGAATCTCGAGAGCAGACTCGAAAGACTTTGGTTTCTACTTTCAAGCGCAGAGTCTGA